GTTCGACCGCCCGACGTGGTAGGGCGGCGGGCTGTTCCGCTTTTTTCCGGCCGCCGAACGGCCGCGAGCGCAAGACTGTTCGGCCCCGTCTGCGAATTTGGCGTATGGTTCCGCCCCTCGCGCTGGATATCGACGGCACGCTGACGACGGCGAGCGGTCGGATCGACGCTCGCGTCTTCGAACTGTTGCCCGATTGGGACGCGCCGATCGTCTTCGCGACCGGGAAGTCGTTCCCCTACCCGGTCGCGCTGGCGCACTTTCTCGGCCGCGCGGAGACCGTCATCGCCGAGAACGGCGGCGTCGTCCACGTCGACGGCGAGACGACGGTCCTCGGCGACCCGACCGCTTCGCGGGCCGTCGTCGAGGCGTTCCGCGAGCGAGGCGGCGACCCGATCTGGGGGCCCGAAGACACGGTCAACCGCTGGCGGGAGACCGAGGTCGCGGTGTCGCTCGACGCCGACGAGTCGCTGTTGCGCGCGGCCGCCGCGAGCACCGACGACGTAGAGGTCGTCGACACCGGCTACGCGTATCACGTCAAATCGACCGGCGTGAGCAAGGGCCGCGCGCTCGAACGGGTCGCCGACGCGCTCGGTCTCGACCCCGGCGCGTTCGTCGCCGTCGGCGACAGCGAGAACGACGCCTCGACGTTCGCGGTCGCCGGCGAGTCGTACGCGGTCGCCAACGCTGACGAGACCGCGCGCGACGCCGCGGACACCGTGGTGTCGGCGTCGTACATGGACGGCACCGCCGGCGTGCTGGCGGACCTCAGGAAACGAAGCGAGTAAAAGGGGCGTCTCAGTCGTCGCCCTGCGCGTCGACGATCACGACCTCGCCGTCGTCGACGGTGACGTTGATGAGCGTCTTCACGTTGTAGTCGGTCTCGTCGAGCTCGTTGTCGCCGGCCTTCTTGATCACGGCGACCACGTCGACGACGTCGGCGCCGACCTCGTCGGTGAGCGCGTCGAGGATGGCCTTCATCGTGCCGCCCGTCGAGAGCACGTCGTCAAGCACGAGCACGCGGTCGCCCTCCTCGACGTCGTTGATGTACATCTCCGACTCCGAGTAGCCGGTCTCCTGGAATAACGGAACCTCGCCGTCGAGGCCGTACTGGCGCTTGCGGATGACGACGAGCGGGATGTCGGTCATCAACGAGAGCGCGGTCGAGATGTGGATCCCCATCGCCGCGGGGGTGACGATCTTGTCGACGTTCTCCAGTTCGGCCTTCCGGATGATCCGGATGACGATCTCGCGGAGGAGTTCCGGCTTGAGCATCGGAACCCCGTCGCTGATCGGGTGAACGAAGTACTGGTACTCGCCTTTCTCGATGATGGGCGCGTCGAGGAGCGACTGCCGCAACTGGTCCATGTCGCCGGTACTCGGGGGGATTAATAAAGCGTGGCGATTGTCCGGCCCCGTGAACCCCGATGGCACGGGCCGCGACCGGCGTCCCGTGAGTCGCCTCGGAAGTCGGTTCGCCCCTCCCGAGTCGGTGTGCGACGTCTCCTACTCGAACTCCCTACTCGAACTCCGGCTCTCGCTTCTCGACGAACGCGGCCATCCCCTCACGCTGGTCGTGGGTGCCGAAGAGCCCCGCCCACGCCCGCCGCTCCAAGGCGAGACCGGTCTCGGTCGCCCCGTCGCGGGCCGCGTCGAGCGCCTCCTTCGCGGCGCGGGTCGCGACGGCGGGCTTTGCGGCCAGCTCTCGGGACAGCTCCGCGATCCGCTCGTCGAACGCGTCGTCCGGGACGACCTCGCCGACCAGCCCGATATCCGCGGCCTCGCTGGCGTCGATCCGCTCGCCGAGGAAGACGAGCCGTCGCGCGGTCTCGTCGCCCACGAGCCGCGGGAGCCGCTGTGTCCCGCCCCAGCCGGGGATGATCCCGAGGTCGATCTCGGTCTGTCCGATCACCGCGCGCTCGGCGGCGACCCGGAGGTCACACGCGAGGGCGATTTCGGCGCCGCCGCCGAACGCGTACCCGTCGATTGCGGCGACCGTCGGCGCCGGGAACGACTCGATCGCGTTCGCGACGCGGTGACCGAGTTCGGCGTACGCCTGCGCCTCCGGCGTCGAGAGGTCGACCATGTACGAGATGTCCGCGCCGGCGATGAACGCCTCGTCGCCCGCGCCCGCGATCACCAACGCGCGAGCCCCCGCTTCCGCGGCCTCGTCGAGGGCGTCGCCGAGTGCTTCGAGCGCGTCGACCGTGAGGGCGTTGAGCTGTGCCGGCCGGTCGACGGTGATCGTCGCCATGCCGCTGTCGTCGTCGACGTCGAGAGTAATCGCCTCGCCTGTCATACGGCCCCGTCTCGCGGCGGCGTGAAAACCGTTCGGCAGCCGGCACTCGGGGGCGGCGGACGTTCGTCCGGCTCGCGCGCCGACTCAGGTCTGTTCGCGGCTCTCGATCTCGGCGTAGATGTACCACGCGACGGTGTAAACGCCCATGAAGAGCAGGTAGCCGACCACGAGCCCGACGAGTTGCCGGGAGCCGAGCCCGTCCGGCAGCGTCCGTGAGAGCAGCGCTAACGCCACGGCGAACACGACGAGCGAGAACAGCCCGGAGAGGGAGTAGACGCCCAGATCGGAGGTGAGACGTTCGCGCACGGGCGCACAAACGACGCCCGCTTTTAAACGCCCATCGGTCGCGGCGCGGCGTGGAGTGGCGTTCGGGTACGGGGCGTCGTTCGGCCGCGACCCGGAACGCCGTTGCGCGGATTGCAACCCCTATATGCCCTCGGCCATACGGTCTCGTATGAACGGAAACCGGTTCGGTCGGCTCTTCCAGCTGACGACGTACGGCGAGAGCCACGGCGACGCGATGGGCGTGACCGTCTCTGGCGTCCCCGCGGGCGTCGAACTCGACGAGGAGGCGATCCAGGCACACCTCGACCGGCGTAAGCCGGGCCAGTCGATGATCACCACCTCGCGGGGCGAGCCGGACGAGGTCGTCGTCAACTCCGGCGTGCAGGACGGCTACACCACGGGCACGCCCATCGGCATGGTGATCCAGAACAAAGACGCGCGCTCGGGCAAGTACGAGCCGTACGTCACGGCGCCGCGCCCCTCGCACGGCGATTACACCTACTCCGCGAAGTTCGGCACGCGCAACTGGGGCGGCGGCGGCCGCTCCTCGGCGCGCGAGACGGTGAACTGGGTGGCGGCCGGCGCGGTCGCCGAGCAGGTCCTCGACGCCTCCGAGTACGACGTCGAGATCAAAGCCCACGTCAACCAGATCGGCGACGTCGAAGCCGACCCGGTGACTTTCGAGCAACTCCTCGCGAACAGCGAGGAGAACGACGTTCGCTGTGCCGACCCCGAGGCGGCCGCCGAGATGCAGGAGCTGATCGAGGAGTACCAACAGCAGGGCGACTCGATCGGCGGATCCATCTACTTCGAGTGTCGGGGCGTCCCCCGCGGGCTCGGCGCGCCGCGGTTCGACAGCTTCCCCGCGCGACTCGGCCAGGCCATGTTCTCGATTCCGGCGACGACGGGCGTCGAGTACGGCCTCGGCAACGAGGCGACCGACGTCGCCGGCAGCGACCGCAACGAGGACTGGACGTTCGACGACGGCGAGTCCTTCGAGCACGTCGAAAGCGAGGAGGGCGACCCGGTCCCGGTCGGCAACGACCACGGCGGGCTCCAGGGCGGGATCACCACCGGCGAACCCATCTACGGCGAGGCGACGTGGCACGCGCCCACCTCGATCCCGAAAAAGCAGCGCTCCGCGGACTGGGAGACGGGCGAGGAGAAGGAGGTCCAGGTCGTCGGCCGCCACGACCCCGTCCTCCCGCCGCGGGCCGTCCCGGTCGTCGAGGCGATGCTGTACTGCACCGTCCTCGACTTCATGCTGCTCGCGGGCCGAATCAACCCCGACCGCGTCGACGGCACCCCCGGCCAGTACGACACCGGCTACCACCCGAGCAGCCCGGACAACGAGTAGGAATCGGGGGCCGGACTACTCCTCTCGGATCGCCTGCCGCCGGTCGGCGATCAGGTCGAACTCCGCTTCGGTGTCGCCCAAGACGAGCAGCGCGTAGTACCTGAGATACGTCTGGACGGGCACGGCCACGATCAGCCCGAGCGCGACGACCGCACAGACGAACAGCAACGCGGCGACGGCGATCACGACCCCCCCGCCGAGTTCGCTCACCGAGAGCAGCGCGGCGCCGGCGACCCCGAGGATACCGAATGGGATCGCGGCCACGACGGCGCCGAGAACGACGACGATGGCCGTGAGGATACCCGTCGCGATCTGGAGGACGAACGAGATGAGGGCGTAGGCGGCGTACTGCTTCCACTGCCCGACCAGCGTGGGCCAGAACCGACGCCACGCCGAGAGGACGCCGCGGCTCTCGACGAGCATGATCGGCACGACGAACTTCGTGGTGAACGCGCCGACGAGCCCGCTGACGATACTGATGACGATGAATACCGGGACGGCGAGTATCACCAGTGCGACCGCGGCGCCGCCGCTTCCAAAGGCGAGCGGCGACAGCGCGAGCGCGAGCGTCGCGAGGACGAGCGCGAGCGTGACGGCGCCGAAGAGGATCCGGAATCCGAACAGTCGGGTGGCGATCCGCCAGTACTCGCCCCAGTATCGGCGGATCGACACCGCCTCTCGTCGGAGCGACTCGACGAAGACGAACTCCATCACCGACCCGACGAAGAGGAGGCCGAAGACGAGGGCGGCGATCAGCGCGAAGATGGCCACGATCACGAGGAGTTCGCCGCCACCGGGTGCGACGAACTCCGGCGAGGGGGCCGCAGACGGGAGCGAAACGTCGGAGCCGGTCCCCGTGGGCGTGCCCCCGGTGAACTGAAACGGCGAGAATCCGCTGCTTCCCCCGACGAACAGGAGAATAAGCGCCAGGCGGAGCCACCGTCCCCGGTCGAACGGCCAGAGGAACGACTTCGTCGCGTCGATCGCGTCGTCGATCGCGTCGACGGCGTAGAGGCTCATCGCCGCCCTCCGCGCTGTGTGAGCATGGTCGAGTCCGATACGCGCGCTCGCGACGGCGCTCGTCGATTCGCTCTCGCTGCGCGGGTCGTCGCTATACGTCCTCCCGTACCGCGTCTACACCGACGAGCGGCGCGGACGCTACCGATGGAGGTCGGATCGCGGGAACCTGTTGTCGACATTACACCGCCCAGATCGTCACCCATCGGATTAACGTTTCTATCTTGGTGTCACCGTCTGTGACGGTCGGCGACGACGGGCGGCCCTCGGCGACGGCGAGTGACTTCGCCTGCGAGACACACGCGCTCGTGAACCGATCGCGAACCGAGCGGCGAGCCACTCGGGACGGGACCCCCGCGGACCGGTGGCCGGTCACGCCGTGACGATCCCGCGCAGGTCGTTCCCGTACACCCCGATCGCGACCGCCAGCGTCGCCAGCGCGCCGACCGGGACCACGGCGAGCCACCCCGCCGTGGTCCCGACGCCGAACCGGAACGCGACCCCGACGGAGACCCAGAGGCTCGCGGCGGCGGCGAGCACGAGCAGGCCCCCGGTGACGCGCCGGTCCTCGCGCCCGAAGGTCACCCCGGCGGTCGCGCTGCCCGCGGCCAAGGCGTAGAACCCGATCGCGAGCGGCCACGCGCGTATCGACGGGGGGAGCGCGCCGAACGGCCGCGGCTGCTCGACGAAGTACGCCCACACGGGGTACCCGCCCGCGAAGAGTCCCGGCCCGGACGTGCTGAGGAACCCCCAGAGGCTCACGATCGTGAGGTTCTCTCCGGGGATCACCGCCATCGGGACCGCGAGCAGCGCAGCGACGAGGAGCCATCCCACCCGGCGAGAGACGCGCTCACCGCGGTCCGCCGCGGCCCGGCGCCGTGCCCTCGCCGTCTCCGATTCCGGTTCCTCGGACATACCACAGATCGGAGCCCCGGAGGTAAGTATCGCCCGGAGGCAGTCGCAGACGCCGAGACGCACAACGCTCTTTTGTGCGGGGGTCGCTTCTCCGATATGCGAGCCACCGTCGTCGGAAGCGGCTACGTCGGAACGACTCTCGCGGCCTGTCTCGCGGACGCGGGCCACGACACCACCGCCATCGACATCGACTCGGACGTTGTCGCGGCGATCAACGACGGCCACGCGGCCATCCACGAGCCGGGCCTCGACGACCTGCTGGCCGAACACGCGGGCGACCGCCTCCGCGCGACGACCGAGTACGACGGCATTCCCGACGCCGACGTGACGTTCCTCGCGATCGGTACCCCGTCGAACGAGGACGGGAGCATCGACCTCGGCGCGCTCACCGCGGCCGCCGAGATGACCGGAGAGGCGCTGAAAGCAGCAGACGGCGACGCCCGTCACCTCGTCGTCGTCAAGAGCACGATCACGCCGCCGGGTGTCGGAGCGGTCCGCGAAGCGCTCGAAGCGGGCGCCGGCGACGCGGCCGACCGCGTCGAACTCGCGACCAACCCCGAGTTCCTCCGCGAAGGGTCGGCCGTCGACGACTTCCAACACCCGGACAAATTAGTATTTGGGGCCGAGTCCGACTGGGCGACGGAGCGGTTAGAGCGCCTGTACGAACCGCTCGTCGCCGCGGCCGACACGGATGTATCTGTGATCCGGACCGACCCCGAGACGGCCGTGATGATAAAGTACGGGAACAACGCCTTCCTCGCGTCGAAGATATCGCTGGCGAACGACCTTGGAAACATCTGCAAGCGGTTCGGGATCGACGCCTACGAGGTGATGGACGCGGTCGGCCTCGACGACCGGATCGGGGCGAAGTTCCTGCGGTCGGGGGTCGGCTGGGGCGGGAGTTGTTTTCCGAAAGACGTCGATGCAATTAGGGCGGCGGCCCGCGAGGCCGGCTACGAGCCGCCGATGCTGGACGCCGCGGTCGCCGTGAACGACGGCCAACCGGAGCGCATGCTCGAACTGCTCGACTCCCACGTCGACGTCGCGGGCGAGCGCGTCGCCGTCCTCGGTCTCGCTTTTAAACCCGGCACCGACGACGTGCGCAGCTCGCGGGCGATTCCGATTATCGAGGCGTTACAGGCGCGCGGCGCTGAGGTCGTCGGCTACGATCCCGTCGCGACCGACGCCATGCGCGAGCGCTTCCCTGACCTCGCGTACGCCGACTCGGCGGCCGACGCCATCGAGGGGGCGAGCGCCGCGCTCGTCGTGACCGACTGGGACGAGTTCGCGGCGCTCGACGACGCGTTCGACGCCATGGCCGACCCCGTCGTGATCGACGGCCGCCGGATCGTCGAGCGGCGCGACGGGCTGACCTACGAGGGGCTCACCTGGTAGCGCAGTTCCACCTGTCACATCACCTCGATTTATTACTCCCGGACAGAATCACGGGGTATGGCGGCCCTCCACGCCCTCCGCCCGGCAGTCGGTGGTATCGTTCGCAATCCGATCCTGGTGCTCGTCACGGCGCTGTTCGGCGTGTCACAGCTTCCGAACCTGCTCGTGCAGTCGACGAGCCCGGTGCTCGCGTCGGCGATCTCGCTCGTCACGTTCGGCGTGCTGGTCCTCGTGCTCCCGTTCTTCCAGGGCGGCCTGCTCGGAATGGCCGACGAGGCGCTCGACGGCGGGACGGGCCTCGGAACGCTGGTCGCGACCGGGAAGGCGAACTACGTCTCGCTGCTCTTGGGCTACTTCGTCCTGCTCGCGGTGAACATGATCTTCGGGTTCATCGCGTTCATGGGCGCGCTCATCGTGGTCATCGGCGGGTCGGTCGCCGGGATGGGCGGCGACGGCGCCGCGGCCGTCGACGCGCCGACCCTCGGCTTCGACCCCACGCTGCTCGTGGTCGTGGCCGTCGTCGCGGTCGTGTTCGTGTTGGCGTACCTCCTCGTCGCCTTCTTCGTCCAGTTCTACGCCCACGCCGTCGTCCTCGACGACGCCGAACTCGTCGACGGGTTCCGCCGGAGCGCGGGGCTCGTCCGGTCGAACCTCCTGAGCGTGTTCGGCTACACGGCCCTGCTCACGGTCGGCGGCGCCGTCGTCGGCCTGTTGGCCGGGGGCGGCTCGCTCCTCTTCGGGCCGCAGCAGCCGCCGAACTCCCCGTTCGCGGCTGTCGCCTCGGTCGAGCCGACGACCGCGGTCCTCGCCGCGGTCGCGCTCGGATACGTCCTCCTGACCGGGGTGGTCGGCGCGTTCTACGCCACGTACTCCGTCGCGTTCTACCGGTCGATTCGGGGCGACTCCGCGGCGGCGTAAGGCGACGACGCGCGAACCCCTCTCGGGTCCCGTCCCCGCCAACACTAATTTGCTGAAGTCCCTCAGTCGGGTATGAACACGCAGCACGGCGGACACTACGACGCGGCGGTCGACGCGCTCGCGGCCCGCGACTACGAGACGGCCGGCGACCGGTACACGCGCGGCGGACGCCGCGTCCTCGCCGACCCTCGCGAGGACCTCGACCCCTTCACGCCCGA
This genomic window from Halorubrum sp. PV6 contains:
- a CDS encoding enoyl-CoA hydratase/isomerase family protein — encoded protein: MTGEAITLDVDDDSGMATITVDRPAQLNALTVDALEALGDALDEAAEAGARALVIAGAGDEAFIAGADISYMVDLSTPEAQAYAELGHRVANAIESFPAPTVAAIDGYAFGGGAEIALACDLRVAAERAVIGQTEIDLGIIPGWGGTQRLPRLVGDETARRLVFLGERIDASEAADIGLVGEVVPDDAFDERIAELSRELAAKPAVATRAAKEALDAARDGATETGLALERRAWAGLFGTHDQREGMAAFVEKREPEFE
- a CDS encoding HAD-IIB family hydrolase; the encoded protein is MVPPLALDIDGTLTTASGRIDARVFELLPDWDAPIVFATGKSFPYPVALAHFLGRAETVIAENGGVVHVDGETTVLGDPTASRAVVEAFRERGGDPIWGPEDTVNRWRETEVAVSLDADESLLRAAAASTDDVEVVDTGYAYHVKSTGVSKGRALERVADALGLDPGAFVAVGDSENDASTFAVAGESYAVANADETARDAADTVVSASYMDGTAGVLADLRKRSE
- the aroC gene encoding chorismate synthase, producing MNGNRFGRLFQLTTYGESHGDAMGVTVSGVPAGVELDEEAIQAHLDRRKPGQSMITTSRGEPDEVVVNSGVQDGYTTGTPIGMVIQNKDARSGKYEPYVTAPRPSHGDYTYSAKFGTRNWGGGGRSSARETVNWVAAGAVAEQVLDASEYDVEIKAHVNQIGDVEADPVTFEQLLANSEENDVRCADPEAAAEMQELIEEYQQQGDSIGGSIYFECRGVPRGLGAPRFDSFPARLGQAMFSIPATTGVEYGLGNEATDVAGSDRNEDWTFDDGESFEHVESEEGDPVPVGNDHGGLQGGITTGEPIYGEATWHAPTSIPKKQRSADWETGEEKEVQVVGRHDPVLPPRAVPVVEAMLYCTVLDFMLLAGRINPDRVDGTPGQYDTGYHPSSPDNE
- a CDS encoding TIGR04206 family protein, whose protein sequence is MSEEPESETARARRRAAADRGERVSRRVGWLLVAALLAVPMAVIPGENLTIVSLWGFLSTSGPGLFAGGYPVWAYFVEQPRPFGALPPSIRAWPLAIGFYALAAGSATAGVTFGREDRRVTGGLLVLAAAASLWVSVGVAFRFGVGTTAGWLAVVPVGALATLAVAIGVYGNDLRGIVTA
- the hpt gene encoding hypoxanthine/guanine phosphoribosyltransferase, producing the protein MDQLRQSLLDAPIIEKGEYQYFVHPISDGVPMLKPELLREIVIRIIRKAELENVDKIVTPAAMGIHISTALSLMTDIPLVVIRKRQYGLDGEVPLFQETGYSESEMYINDVEEGDRVLVLDDVLSTGGTMKAILDALTDEVGADVVDVVAVIKKAGDNELDETDYNVKTLINVTVDDGEVVIVDAQGDD
- the aglM gene encoding UDP-glucose 6-dehydrogenase AglM, with translation MRATVVGSGYVGTTLAACLADAGHDTTAIDIDSDVVAAINDGHAAIHEPGLDDLLAEHAGDRLRATTEYDGIPDADVTFLAIGTPSNEDGSIDLGALTAAAEMTGEALKAADGDARHLVVVKSTITPPGVGAVREALEAGAGDAADRVELATNPEFLREGSAVDDFQHPDKLVFGAESDWATERLERLYEPLVAAADTDVSVIRTDPETAVMIKYGNNAFLASKISLANDLGNICKRFGIDAYEVMDAVGLDDRIGAKFLRSGVGWGGSCFPKDVDAIRAAAREAGYEPPMLDAAVAVNDGQPERMLELLDSHVDVAGERVAVLGLAFKPGTDDVRSSRAIPIIEALQARGAEVVGYDPVATDAMRERFPDLAYADSAADAIEGASAALVVTDWDEFAALDDAFDAMADPVVIDGRRIVERRDGLTYEGLTW